TTCTCTGAGACAAAATAGTTCTAATTAATACCTGATATGGATCATGGTCTTGAAATGTCCTTATCTCAAAAGTATTTTCCAAACATTCAACCAATCTAATTACTCTTTCTTCTTTATTCATCATACCAACTCCAATTCAAAACCCAGTTTTGCCATTGTTTCTATAAAATTAGGGAATGAAACATCGAACACTTCCCCATTCGTGATTTCAATGTCATGTCTAAGACCTATCAGGGAAAATGCCATTGCAAGTCTGTGATCCCCATGAGAATCAACAGTGCCTGACGATACCCCACCAGTTATGCTCATTCCATCTTCATGTTCTTCCAATTTGCACCCAAGTTTTTCCAACTCGCGGCAAGTGGTGTCAATCCTATCAGTTTCTTTTAATCTTGCATGAGCAACACCAGTGATATTTGATGTTCCTTCAGCCATTGCCGCTAGAACTGCAACAGTGATTAATAAATCTGGAGCATTGGACAAATCAACATCGATTGCCTTTAAATTACCTCCTGATGCAATTTCAACATAATCCTCCCCACGGACAATAGTTGCACCCATTTTCTGAAGGATATCTAAAATAAATCTATCTCCCTGTTTTGATGTTCTAAATAGATTCTTAATTCTGGCACTGCCGCCATTAATGGCAATCAATGCAAGCAAATAGGATGCAGAGGAATAATCTCCTTCAACCGTGTAATCACAAGCGACATATTCCTGTTTAGGAATTTTGAATTCATCAATCCTGCAACTTTGGTGTTCCCGATTGCATGAATCATGCTTTAAATAATAAGATTTGATTGACCTAATACCGAATTTCCTCATAATGTCCCAAGTCATATGAACATAAGGTTTTGATTTAAATTCAGGCAGCACGTATAAATTAACACCACAGTCAGACAATGGTGCGGATATTAAAATTGATGAAATGAACTGTGAACTAACATTGCCCATAATATTAGTTTCGCCACCAAGATAACCCGGCTTAATCAATATTGGCGCTTTATCATCATCATTTAATGATACTGTTTCAACTCCCAATGGTTTTAAAGCATCCATTAAAAGA
This portion of the Methanobrevibacter sp. V74 genome encodes:
- the aroA gene encoding 3-phosphoshikimate 1-carboxyvinyltransferase yields the protein MILKVKIVSNIGGEVKAPPSKSYSHRAVILASLAKGTSKLYDMLFSEDTLASIRVCKALGAQINRKDNYLEVIGTNGRLHNSCEGPIDLANSGTTLRLMTSVSALSDNEVILTGDESLQTRPMGLLMDALKPLGVETVSLNDDDKAPILIKPGYLGGETNIMGNVSSQFISSILISAPLSDCGVNLYVLPEFKSKPYVHMTWDIMRKFGIRSIKSYYLKHDSCNREHQSCRIDEFKIPKQEYVACDYTVEGDYSSASYLLALIAINGGSARIKNLFRTSKQGDRFILDILQKMGATIVRGEDYVEIASGGNLKAIDVDLSNAPDLLITVAVLAAMAEGTSNITGVAHARLKETDRIDTTCRELEKLGCKLEEHEDGMSITGGVSSGTVDSHGDHRLAMAFSLIGLRHDIEITNGEVFDVSFPNFIETMAKLGFELELV